One genomic window of Clostridia bacterium includes the following:
- a CDS encoding thymidylate synthase, producing the protein MKQYLDLCRHILDHGVETRDRTGVGTLSIFGYQMRFDLAEGFPLLTTKKIFVKGVIHELLWFIRGDTNIKYLNEHGVHIWDAWADEHGDLGPIYGKQWRRWEAADGPIDQLRNVVEEIRRDPHSRRLIVTAWNPAEVRKMALPPCHTLFQFYVRNGKLSCQLYQRSGDVFLGVPFNIASYALLTMMVAQVTGHEPGEFIHTLGDAHIYLNHVEQVKLQLTREPRPLPRMRLNPDVRDLFDFRYEDFELVGYDPHPPIRGEVAV; encoded by the coding sequence TTGAAGCAGTACCTCGACCTCTGCCGGCACATCCTCGACCACGGCGTGGAGACGCGCGACCGCACCGGCGTCGGCACCCTGAGCATCTTCGGCTACCAGATGCGGTTCGATCTCGCCGAGGGCTTTCCGCTCCTCACGACCAAGAAGATATTTGTGAAAGGCGTCATCCACGAGCTTCTCTGGTTCATCCGCGGCGACACGAACATCAAGTACCTGAACGAGCACGGCGTGCACATCTGGGACGCGTGGGCGGATGAGCACGGCGACCTCGGCCCGATCTACGGGAAGCAGTGGCGCCGCTGGGAGGCGGCGGACGGCCCCATCGACCAGCTGCGGAACGTCGTGGAGGAGATCCGTCGCGATCCGCACTCGCGCCGGCTGATCGTGACGGCCTGGAATCCGGCCGAGGTCCGCAAGATGGCCCTGCCGCCGTGCCACACCCTGTTCCAGTTCTACGTGCGGAACGGCAAGCTGAGCTGCCAGCTATACCAGAGGAGCGGCGACGTCTTCCTCGGCGTGCCGTTCAACATCGCCAGCTACGCGCTGCTCACGATGATGGTGGCCCAGGTGACGGGCCACGAGCCGGGCGAGTTCATCCACACCCTGGGCGACGCGCACATCTACCTGAACCACGTGGAGCAGGTGAAGCTGCAACTCACGCGGGAGCCGCGCCCGCTGCCCAGGATGCGGCTCAACCCCGACGTCCGCGACCTGTTCGACTTCCGGTACGAGGACTTCGAGCTCGTCGGCTACGACCCGCATCCTCCGATCCGCGGCGAGGTGGCGGTTTGA
- a CDS encoding HEPN domain-containing protein — MDLARAFLATARDDLRAAEALFEEGLWAASCFFSQQAAEKAAKAWLYGTGVAPPRTHYVSAVLSRVLRGRRAGEGERELVELLDDLEEYVTDARYPDRDGLGGYVSPYQRLGRRRAEEAMALAGQAVRFAERNLDAR; from the coding sequence ATGGATCTGGCGCGCGCCTTCCTAGCCACCGCCCGGGACGACCTGCGCGCCGCGGAGGCGTTGTTCGAGGAGGGGCTGTGGGCCGCCTCCTGCTTCTTCAGCCAGCAGGCGGCGGAAAAGGCGGCCAAGGCATGGCTGTACGGGACCGGCGTCGCGCCGCCGCGCACGCATTACGTCAGCGCGGTGCTCTCGCGCGTGCTGCGCGGCCGCCGGGCGGGTGAGGGCGAACGGGAGCTCGTCGAACTCCTGGACGATCTTGAGGAGTACGTCACCGACGCTCGCTACCCCGACCGCGACGGTCTGGGCGGGTACGTGTCGCCGTACCAGCGCCTGGGGCGCCGGCGCGCCGAGGAAGCGATGGCCCTGGCAGGACAGGCCGTGCGCTTCGCGGAAAGGAATCTGGACGCGAGGTGA
- a CDS encoding dihydrofolate reductase — protein sequence MIAIVVATDLRGVIGAGGRLPWHLPADLRRFRTLTTGHVVVMGRKTFESIGRPLPDRTNVVLTRNPGYRAPGCIVITDPAQIARFAAEDDVFVIGGREIFDLYLPVTDRIYLTTVHGEFEGDTHFPLDALSAFVLKHEERHSRDERNAYDFTFAVYERPRNPVNRGAAGVEAGS from the coding sequence TTGATCGCGATCGTCGTGGCCACGGACCTGCGCGGCGTGATCGGCGCGGGCGGGCGCCTGCCGTGGCACCTGCCGGCGGATCTCCGCCGGTTCAGGACGCTGACGACGGGTCACGTCGTCGTCATGGGCCGGAAGACATTCGAGTCGATCGGGCGGCCGCTGCCCGACCGCACGAACGTCGTCCTGACGCGGAATCCCGGCTACCGCGCCCCGGGGTGCATCGTCATCACCGACCCGGCGCAGATCGCCCGCTTCGCGGCGGAGGACGACGTGTTCGTCATCGGCGGCAGGGAGATCTTCGACCTCTACCTGCCCGTGACCGACCGCATCTACCTGACGACCGTGCACGGCGAGTTCGAGGGGGACACGCACTTCCCGCTCGACGCCCTCTCCGCGTTCGTCTTGAAGCATGAGGAGCGCCACAGCAGGGACGAACGCAACGCATATGATTTCACGTTTGCCGTATACGAGCGCCCGCGGAACCCGGTGAATCGCGGCGCGGCAGGTGTCGAAGCAGGGAGTTGA